From a single Lolium rigidum isolate FL_2022 chromosome 7, APGP_CSIRO_Lrig_0.1, whole genome shotgun sequence genomic region:
- the LOC124678994 gene encoding aluminum-activated malate transporter 1-like has translation MDLDHNRESTGDEMVGVIASCGLLFHSLLARLGRGAAGFAGKVREIAREDPRRVTHSLKVGLALALVSVVYFVTPLFNGLGESTMWAVLTVVVVMEYTVGATLSKGLNRGFATLVAACIAVGAHQLAELAERFGVQGEPISLTVFVFIIASAATFLRFIPEIKAKYDYGVTIFILTFSLVAVSSYRVEELIQLAHDRFYTIIVGVVICLLTTVFVFPVWAGEGVHKLAVGNLDKLAQFFEGMESECFGKSTGTDNLEGKDFLQEYKSVLNSKATEDSLCTFAKWEPRHGKFRFRHPWSQYQKLGTLSRQCASSMEALASYVITTTKTQYPAAASPDLSSKVRKTCGEMSSHSAKALRQLATATETMTVPPPANLAVSAAMKAAEGLRLELAENAAMLQVMHVAVTASLLADLVAQVKEIADCVDVLAREAHFKNPKDERRDVAHVDTLSRGRSGPLPDVVVQCPE, from the exons ATGGATCTTGACCACAACAGAGAGAGCACTGGCGACGAGATGGTTGGCGTCATCGCGAGCTGCGGTCTGCTGTTCCACTCGCTCCTCGCCAGGCTCGGGCGTGGCGCCGCCGGGTTCGCCGGGAAGGTGCGCGAGATCGCCAGGGAGGACCCGCGGCGAGTGACGCACTCGCTCAAGGTCGGCCTGGCGCTCGCGCTGGTGTCCGTCGTCTACTTCGTCACGCCGCTCTTCAACGGACTAGGGGAATCCACCATGTGGGCCGTGCtcaccgtcgtcgtcgtcatggAGTACACCGTCG GAGCCACGCTGAGCAAAGGTTTGAACAGAGGTTTCGCCACCCTGGTAGCCGCCTGCATCGCCGTCGGAGCTCATCAGCTAGCCGAATTAGCTGAACGCTTTGGTGTACAGGGGGAACCCATATCGCTCACAGTGTTCGTCTTCATCATAG CATCGGCGGCGACGTTCTTGCGATTCATCCCAGagatcaaggccaagtacgactatGGCGTGACCATCTTCATACTCACCTTCAGCCTGGTGGCTGTGTCAAGCTACCGCGTCGAGGAGCTCATCCAACTCGCGCATGATCGCTTCTATACAatcatcgtcggcgtcgtcaTCTGCCTCCTTACCACCGTCTTCGTCTTCCCCGTCTGGGCCGGCGAGGGCGTCCACAAGCTAGCCGTCGGCAACCTCGACAAACTGGCTCAGTTCTTCGAAG GAATGGAATCCGAATGCTTTGGCAAAAGCACAGGCACAGATAATTTGGAAGGAAAAGATTTCCTTCAAGAATACAAGAGTGTTCTTAATTCGAAGGCCACCGAGGACTCTCTA TGCACCTTTGCGAAATGGGAGCCTCGTCATGGGAAATTCAGATTTCGACACCCATGGAGCCAGTACCAGAAGCTCGGAACTCTGAGTCGGCAGTGCGCATCTTCAATGGAGGCTCTTGCTTCGTATGTCATCACGACCACAAAAACTCAG TACCCTGCAGCAGCCAGCCCAGATCTCTCCTCCAAGGTTCGAAAAACATGCGGCGAAATGAGCTCGCATTCCGCCAAGGCGCTCAGGCAGCTCGCGACGGCAACTGAAACCATGACCGTGCCGCCTCCGGCGAACCTCGCCGTGTCCGCGGCCATGAAAGCAGCGGAAGGCCTCAGACTCGAGCTTGCGGAGAACGCGGCTATGCTGCAGGTGATGCACGTTGCCGTCACCGCGTCGCTTCTCGCGGACTTGGTTGCTCAGGTGAAGGAAATCGCGGACTGCGTGGATGTCCTGGCAAGAGAAGCACACTTCAAGAACCCTAAGGACGAACGGAGAGACGTTGCCCACGTGGATACCTTGAGTCGAGGGAGAAGCGGTCCTTTGCCGGACGTTGTTGTTCAGTGTCCAGAGTAA